The Juglans regia cultivar Chandler chromosome 1, Walnut 2.0, whole genome shotgun sequence nucleotide sequence AACAGGCTCATTATAACGAGTCCCTCTCAGCACTCACCTATGCATTTTTGCACAAAACTAAATTAACACCCTTTGGAGTTGAACATTCCCCATGCACCAAAGGTACTAAAGCCATATAGTCATATACACCGATTAAGCTACGATTCACTCCTCACATCCAGTAGCTCTCCTTTTCTCTTCATGTAATCTCCCTCTCTGGCTcggctctctttctctctgacCCCTCTGCATCCATAAACAAACGAAGAATCAGTCACACGCGCGTCCTTTTCCCCGGGAAATGATGTCACCAACACATTGCTCGAGCCCTCAGAAACTTCTCATGCTGCTGCCTTTTCTGTTCATGTCATTTTCGTTAGCAATGAGTATTACCCTTCCACAGAAGTTGGACCAAACATCGGTGCCTCAGGAAGCAAATGCTGAAATAAAGTGCGGAACATGCCCTTGTGTGAACCCCTGTGCCCAGCAGCAGATGCCtttaccaccaccaccaccgccgCCGGCACCTCCAAAGAATCCTTCCACACAGTATTGCACTCCTCTGGCACCGCCACTACCACCACCGCCACCAAGATTCATTTATGTCACAGGTGTGCCGGGGAATTTGTACGAGACTGATCCATATAATACTTGGGTGTATTACTCGGGTGCTGGACAGAACGTGATTGGGATCATGAGGTTGCTGCTTTTGGTTGTTTGTGGAGTTGTAGAACTGATAGTGATCGGGTGGCAGATGTAGAGCATAACTGCTCTGTCAAATAATTCGTCGGGTTGGAGGAGATGGATCATGATCAATCAGTTACGTTCTTAGCTTTTATCTCATTAATGCTCTAACATGAGCTATATATTCGGGTTTTAATTCCTATATATGCTATTCATGTACTTGTCTCTtctctaacatatatataattggtggTCCATTATGGAGATTGAAATAAGCtgttaatcttttttattttgaacttccagttttattaaaaataaaagcaattaGTATCTTTCTATAGAATATATAAACCATATAGACTCTGCATTTGGGGAGCACATCAAAGATAAAAGTATGCTTTTCTACTTACACTCGGGTATGCTTTTCTACTTACACTCGGGTGACTAAAAATGATCAGAAAGTGAGTGCTTGAATTCCGAGTGAGACAGAAAATGCAGAGAGGATGCTTTTATTTCAAAGTGTAGTGTA carries:
- the LOC108987996 gene encoding probable pathogenesis-related protein ARB_02861, giving the protein MSITLPQKLDQTSVPQEANAEIKCGTCPCVNPCAQQQMPLPPPPPPPAPPKNPSTQYCTPLAPPLPPPPPRFIYVTGVPGNLYETDPYNTWVYYSGAGQNVIGIMRLLLLVVCGVVELIVIGWQM